TAATTGTGTTTTTATCTTGTTTATAGTTCAAAGTCAATGCATGGCCAACAATTGTGTATATGCTTTCTTTTAACCATTTAGTTATTTTCAAAAGTTCTATATGTTCAAATACATATGGATGTCGTTACTTTGAAATTGGGAGCTTTTAGGTTTTTGTCAAAAGCCTTAATCGGAGAATGGTCGACAACCAGGGAATGGAGGGATGAGGTTGGTGGACcactataaaataataataatagctatatTAATACTAAATGAAAGATTTAGGGTAAGAGAAAAATAGCCAATTGATAATGATTTATTACCTTCTAACAAAGTTAAATGAAGGGATTAAAACCAAAAAACGGCCCTTAAAAAGATACAAACTTACCGATCATATTTAAAATTTACTCCAATTAATATTTCCATTTAAAGCACCAACGACAATCTCACTTTGTTTAAGCTCTTGCAAGTCGACAATAAGTTGGGAATTGATTATTAAAATAGTGAATAATGGAAAAAGATCCATGAAAGAATTATGAAACATGTTGTAGGTTTTTGAAGCTCCAAATATAAGCATAATCAACGTTTTAAATCACTCTTTACGTAATGGATTAATAAATTAGTTGTAAAACCTGTATATTATACGAGTTGATTAAAAAGAATATCACcatataaacattaaatattttttaaagttaAGTTTTGAAATAAATACAAACGAAAATAATTAATAAGGAAGTAATTCAATTTATACTAATAAAAACATATTGACATATTATAAATAATTGTTCTGAATCATAAATTTCCAAAGACTTTTTTGAATACAACATTAAATGTTATATTGTTAAGTTTACCTTCATAAATTAAGGTAGATTTTAATTTGATGAATTATGTTATCtttattttgggatgttatatatGTGTTTCCAACTAAaactaaacttttaaaattcaaaattaatgaAATTAAGGTCCTAAAATGAAAATGACAATATCCAAATACAACATGCCTCATATCAAAGAATTAAAAAGCCATTATGCAATTTATCACCACCAAGTATTGCATTATCAGTTCATTAATATCGAAAATTGAACACGACATTAGATAACTTATGACATTCACATAACTTAAAACATTCATCGAAAATGTAAGAGGACATTTGAAAACTAaccatatttaaataaattaaatgtaGTTTGATTAAATTTAGGATGCTTAAATTAGAAGGGGTTCATGCTTAAATATAATTATCAATAGGTGCATTTTAATGAAGATGAAAAAGAACATATGAAATATTAATTActttaaaattctaagaaaaTAATATATCAAATTGAATGAGAAGTTGACATTTGACAAaatagatattaatttattaggaTAGATTTAATCCATCTACAAAATCCTAGGGAAACCAATTCTAGTGCATTTTTGAAACAATTTGTAATTTGGATCGTTTATATGTTGTAATTTAAACTTcctaaattaattttatttttatcatatgTTTCTATTAAATGCTAACGAGACCTTGATGTACAAACACCAATCTCTTACTATATAAAATAAAACTTGGTGTATTTGGAGGAGTTAAAACGAGAGGATATTTCAAAATACCAAGTTATCTCCTACTATTGTTGTTGATAATATAATAGATATGGTATTTCTTTGGTGTAAAGATAGGGGGACTAAGAAAAATATCCGGTGAGGGGATTGGGCAGTCTCTTCTTTTTTATGTTTGTAATTATTTGAACTATGTGTTGCTTTCTTTTTCGTTGTCCTAGCATTTTGCTAAGCTGAGGTTTTTAATATATTTgccgtttaaaaaaaaacatttatatataACATTTAGAAAAGGGATTAAAATAAGatcaacatataaatacatataattagATCATACAATATTAGTCACGTAAGGAAGGTTGTAGGGTGATGTGGGACCCCCTCCTTATGCATAAAGACAATTTCCAAGCACCGTAATCATGATGTGGTGTGATACTGGCTAAGATGGCAACAAAGGAGATGGATTAGACTATTTAGTATttcctctttctctttctctttccttCCTGTgttttctctctatctctcttctTTCGTTTttggactatatatatatatatatatatatatatatatatatatatatatatatatatatatatatatatatatatatatatatatattaaagtggTGAGTGGAGTAAAATATGTTTTCTAGGTTCAGTGGTGTTATAGGAGGGATACAGTGAAAATAAGATGGTTGTAAGAACCTTGTGGAGCATACGTAATGGCCAAAGGACTATAGTATATGGTGATAATACCTAATATTTATACATTTGATAGAACTACATTATATTATGGCTCGACATCATTGTGCACAGGAATACGACGGTGAGGTAAACTATAATCTTCCTCCGACCACCACCTCTTTTGtctaccatcaccaccaccaccactcatTCTTTTTTCTGCAATTTAAAAAGGACCGTGTAATAATATTAAACAACTATAATCAGATgactatatatataattaaaaatgttAGAAAAGCCTTtacttattgatttttttttaatggaAACGACATCATAAATAAGAGTTTTCCATTAAAGCTGTTTTAGATTGTATAGTTTTCATTAATCATCTTAGAGTTTTAACCATTTAATCAGGATAAAAACAAAACGCAAAAGCTCTTATAATTGAATACTTCATATGGTTTTAATTACGgactttttcataaaagaaatcCAAAATATAcaaatgtttctattatttatTCAGTTATTCTAATATCGAATGGTTAAAAATCATGAAACGGTTTTCATTGAAAACATACAAATCTTCAATGATTTTTTGTAGAGAACTTTTTTTTACAATGACTtttccaaaacaaaaaaaaaacatctaaAATATAAGACTTTTTAcagcgcatatatatatatatatatatatatatatatatatatatatatatatatatatatatatatatatatatatatatatatatatatatatatatatatatatatatatatatatatatatatatatatatatatatatatatatgccctaGAGATGGTAATATCCACATGTTTACTACTTTAAGTTGTAATAATCACTTACTTTTTGTAGCTAGTTTGTGGCAAAATtgtgattattttttatttaactcTTATATATATCACATAACCACAAAGACAACAATTTCGACACATTTACCTGTAAAATCATGACGTAGCACATGATCCATAGCAGCAATATTTTGACATGTATGAGACATCAAACAGAGACATGTGATTATGGCTATCTTGAAAACCTTCTCCATGCAAACCTAAACATCAATTCTGTGTTTTTTTGCTGTGTTTAATGATGTGGCTATTTGTATACGAGGTATGTCCACTGTTTGGAACATGCTAGTCAGCTAGTGTTCTAGTCTAGCTACTTCCAATAACCTCGGTTAAAGAACCAAAATTAGTGTGGTTAAATTAAAGTTGTGAGAAATTTCTAAAGTTTTAATCTTTTTGTATGATAAATTGATAATTTAAGCTCTAGAACGTTGGGTTGCGGTGTTTCTTTTTGTTCTTTCTGCGTTTTCTTAATACAGACAAGAATAGTTGTTTAGTACTTTGATGTTCACTTGATTAAAAAAAAGCAAATATTTCCCCATTTCCAAAGATAATATATAAGATCATAAGTTTTCTTTATAATATAAATCTCGATTACATCCTATACGAGTACAGTGACTAATCTCGATTACATCCTATACGAGTACAGTGACTATAGTATAAGTAAGGGATAATTACTTGAAAGGGTAATGAACTTTTGATTTttgtcatatttagtcactaaactttttttcgttatctatttgccattgaactattgaaattgttcacattttacccttatgaccggctgttgccggtcataagggtaaaatgtgaacaatttcaatagttcaatggcaaatagataacgaaaaaagccggtcataagggtaaaatgtgaacaatttcgatagttcaatggcaaatagataacgaaaaaaagtttagtgactaaatatgaaaaaaatcgaGAGTTCGTTTCCCtgtaaaaagttcaatgactaagggggtgtttggcttagcttttgagaagccaaaagatcttttagaaaaagatagaagccaaaagatgtttggcaaaccaATTTTAAAACCTACTTTTTGATTTTTGATAGAAGGAAaatcaactttttggaaaagtcaggaaaacctgaatttttgcaacttttccaaaaaggacttttggcccttaaaaaactaagccaaacaccccctaaatgtgaacaaacttcctcttgtattatgttttagcaaattatttatttttgttaaattgtaacaacatttgttgatgaagaaatctatgaaataaaaaaaccctgaaaatatatttaaaaaaaaacaaaaaaccaaaaccgaaataaaaaaccaatggtttgagattttccaaaataaaaaatcaaaatttccaatctgattttggttttacaaaaaaatgaatcattctcactgatgtgaattatgaccattggtttggcatgcgaaatttgtgacatcccatgaatatatagttacaacatcgtatgaactcgtaattcatagtaaggggttagagtatcatcgcatgaatatgtagttacaacatcgcttgaactcgtaattcatcacctacaagttatgggcctgctggtgtttccactgggttatctagaatagtccgtggtcaccatctatactatggtagatgactacatcgccacattgttggttaaggttatggtatctcctttcatcctacatcacatattcatcatcatctatttacctaattatcatcacctttctatcatcacctatctctcatcattttattttatcacacaccaactatttcatctacccatgtttcatccgcaacatatttgtagatataaaataaatataccgtttaaatcttttaaaacatgtataaaatcgttcatccagcatagacaacaagtattcaaataatatgcacacatagtacgtaatttatataaaatacttcatatctatgtgtaagatgaaagtaactatatataccataaaaataccataaatgcttcctaacttcgaaccccaaggtttactctactaaagcttcatattctcggctctctgaacctagaagggtccagatctatcacaccaaaacgctcaagatagctcttcctctcactctacacactcaagctcgctagggttctcacttatgggaaaggtagtcgcaattgaaggccataagtgcctttaaatatggctcgggcCCAAAGATTTCGGGTTTCTGCCAATAGCGCGGACTCATCGAGTCGCCTCACCGACTCTTCGAGTCCATtaattaatccgagtcatcagtcgcgaccttactcgacgagttgaggcgtcaactcgtcgagtctctcttcttaactcaaaagaaaaatacttaaattatgatacctgaaaatccggatgttacattttgtttttttttatttcatggatttcttcatcaacaaatgttacaattaaacaaaaataaataattttgctaaaacataatacaataggaagtttgttcacatttagtcattgaactttttagagagaaacgaactttcgattttgtttacatttagtcactaaactttttttcgttatctatttgccactaaactattgaaactattcacattttacccttacagtcataagggtaaaatgtgaacagtttcaatagttcaatggcaaatagataacaaaaaaaagtttagtgactaaatgtgacaaaagtcgaaagtttgttaccctttcaagtcattatccctataaGTAATGATATGTGTacataatgtttttttatttattagactgaatatatattaaatgataaTTTTACCCTAATAATTTAAAAACCAAATTCGACATATTTGAAGTTTTTAACGATATTAAGCAAAGGTTATTTTTGGCTTAactcattaagtcaaaaagaaacaatcATATAAAATTATCTAGACTAAATGATTCTAAGTCGAAAACAACAATTATTATGGAAATGCAAAAACATTATAGAGAAAATATTCAGGAAAAATTCTCAAATATCAATGCTCAAGTCTTGTTAAAATTACATAGTTTGAATAAAAATGGGGAAAAACTCAACCcagaaattatataaaaaatctcAAGGGGCTCTGTCAAATGGCTTTGTATCATTATAACAAGTCTCCCACACAGCTTCCATTGCATCCTTAGCAGCTGCTTCTGAACAATATGGATTGTTGGCTAATGACTTCATTACCCTTCTCCTCACACACTCCtttatatatcaaataaaaataaaaacagggtaactttttgaaaatttaataagCAGATATTAATTACTACTAAAAAATAAGCTTACTTGTTCATGGCCTCTTATTTTGACAAAACCTCGCAACAGTTCCCTTTTATAGTGGCAATCACCACTGAGATGCCCAGCTCGAATCTGTTTATAAATAAGATAGAAACAGGGGCAAAAAAGGAATAAGATTTTTAATGGACCGATTAAGATTTAAGAAAGAAGATAAGAAGGATAAGGATTCAGACCTCACTACAAGCATGATGAGCACAATTAGTCCAATCCAAATTTGCAGCTCGACAGTCATCATATGCATGAATTAGTTCATGGATAACCACTTGATTTACCTCATCTTGAATGTTCATGTAATTGCTACATACCACTATCTACAAATTGCAGCATATATGCGTTTCAATTGTGTAAATCAAAAGGAATAATTAGGGCAATCTAATGGATATGCAAGAATTATTATTACCCCTTCTCCGCGAACATAACCACCACTCATCTTTTGGTCGCAATTGACAGCCTTGATAAAATTGGACGCGATATTACATCCACTTTTCTCCAAATGCTCCCGTAAAAACTTCACCGATGGAGCTGATGATATGTATGGCGGATTCAGTGATTACGATGCAAAAATTATAAACCCTAAACACTAAGAATCTGAAAAAGGTTATGCGGAATTACTTCTAAGGCTTCTTTGGATCATAGTCTCGCACTCCTCCACCGTCATGCCGTCCTTAGCGGCGGACGAGAAGCTGTTGCCGGAGGGGGGTGCAGAAGCGGAATTGGATGCTGCTGCCATTTTGTTGGTTTGGTCGTTGAGAAGCAGACGCCGGGTCCAGTCGGGATAGATCCGGTTGCAAGCGGGCCTTATGTTGGGTCAGTTTGCATAtgagaagcttttctacttgggAACACAGATATGGAATCAGTAACAAAAGAATGACACCAACCAAAGAACCCTAATGCCAGAAATATCAGATGAAGAATATCAGTTTGAcgacaagaagaagaagacgagATTGACTGTTCTTGGTTAGAAATACGAAGACAACTAGCTCTAACTATACGATAATCTGATGCATTGAGAAAAATTGCTCCAATTATATAACGTATGTCGATTTTAGAGAGGAATAAAATTACAAGACATCATTGATTTGGGGGATTTGTGGGATAAAACATAACCATAACTATCTGAATTAACAATGAACTGTAAGCACATCTCCAGAATAGCAACAAAGTAGATAACTGATCAAATTGGTTCAAATCTTGATAAAACATCAGCAAGCAAACTCAATAATGGGTAATAAAGGTTCAACTTTTCCAGAAAACACTTCTATCGGATCAAAACTATATTGATTCCGAGTATACACCTGCTATCATATTTCATAAACAATACATACCAATATGACTTGAAATATGCATATGAAAATGGTGGGGCTGGCCGATTAGGGCTGAGTCATGGAGTTGGCTAATAAACAATATTTCAAGCGGTGATCGATTGACAATTCCAAAAAAGCAAGATAaattgaaaaccctaaaactctaCACACTACCTGGTGTGATATCCGAAAAATGGTGGGGCTGGCCGATCGTCCTATTAGGTGGAGGGACTGCGCTCCAACGATGGTCCGATTAGGGCTGTGAGTCGTTGGAGGAGACGGTGACAAGCAGGCGTTGGAGGGTAGCAATCGTCGGAGAGGGGTTGGAAGGAATAGGATTCGTGAGAAATAGAAAGAGACGAGGGGGCGCAGGGGTAAAAACGAAATACGCGTCGATGAGGGAGCCGGAGGGCTTCGTTGTCGGCGGCAATCTTAGAGACGGCGATGTCTAGATGGGATGACCGGAGAGGATGGTGAACTGTGGAGGGTTGTAATTGGAGTTTCCAGTGGGAAGCGccgtttgtgaagaagaaagagcaAAGGGAGGAGATAAAGTATTTGGGCAAAAAGGGAACGCgtgttgtttttattttttctatttagATCTGAAAGTTTAAGAgtcataaaataatataatatgcaaccaaacaatttttatctttcgATTAAGAGGCTACCAAACAGGAATAACTAGAATTTAGTTTTTAGCATCAGTATATCATAGACTACACGAATTCATGCGCATTGTGTGtcacattttaaaaatatattttagaatattcaaaaatatatattttataatgattatattatttatattaattttgacataatattttatatatatatatatatatatatatatatatatatatatatatatatatatatatatatatatataatctcaattATTTTAAACAATAATATTCATCGACATCAACCCACCTAccttattaataaaattaaataaaattatctatttagtattatttttaaagattgttatgattgattaatttaaattttcacttatataattattttctaatttcattaataatg
The genomic region above belongs to Lactuca sativa cultivar Salinas chromosome 4, Lsat_Salinas_v11, whole genome shotgun sequence and contains:
- the LOC111883053 gene encoding mitochondrial inner membrane protease ATP23, which gives rise to MAAASNSASAPPSGNSFSSAAKDGMTVEECETMIQRSLRTPSVKFLREHLEKSGCNIASNFIKAVNCDQKMSGGYVRGEGIVVCSNYMNIQDEVNQVVIHELIHAYDDCRAANLDWTNCAHHACSEIRAGHLSGDCHYKRELLRGFVKIRGHEQECVRRRVMKSLANNPYCSEAAAKDAMEAVWETCYNDTKPFDRAP